Part of the Sylvia atricapilla isolate bSylAtr1 chromosome 1, bSylAtr1.pri, whole genome shotgun sequence genome, tttatatacatatgttTTTGCTTAACAATTTGATGGAAGTGCAAGCTTGCTGGGGGAGGCACAGTAAGGCAAAGAGCAGGTTATGAGGCTGTATGAGTACTGCTCAGCAGAGGCCAAATCATCAGTGTGCCATCCACACTGTTTCAGCCACAAATCCTGAACACAGTGCCATAGAGGCTGCTATGGAGAATGTTAACTCCTTTCCACCCAGGCCCAGTCCAGTGCTTTAGCTGTTGAGGTTACATTTTGATTCCTGCTGATAGTTAATCAGAAATTGAGCCATTTATgaagaagatttttaaatgagaaagaaagcatAAGAGGCAGTTCTGCTGTTTTTTGTGTGCCAtgctgtggcactgaggtgTCAGAACCAGATTATATTAATGAATATAATTTGTTAACAGCAGAAGAACAAGCATCTGAAGAGGAGAACCATTGTCCCAGTGTGAGATTAAAAGTGGATACTAATCATGCCCTGGACCTGGAAGAAGTTGAATTAGACTCAGAAGCTGAGCTTATGAAGAGCATGGGATTGCCTCTTCAGTTTGGTGGGCAGTCAGCCCACAGGGACTTTGTGGTAAatcctttttttgctttatttatgcTGTTTGTGTTGTGTTTCCAGACCTAGTGCCTCCCCTCACTTATTTCTGGGACAGCAGTTCATGGAAATGTGTCTGAGCTGCCTTTAAGCTGCCTGCATTGCATCCTGGTAACAGCACACAGCACTTTGGTCTGTCCGGGTTGTAAAACCCCCCTGCCAGTTGGACTAAACAAGGTCAAGGATGTTCTTTATACTTCCATGTCTATACTGCTCTCTTGACTAgagaaatctgatttaaaaCAGCTGTGATAAAGCTGATGTTGCACATCAGGACAGCTAGTACACTTCAGTCTGAGCGTGTGTTTTCACACTGTCTGCTTTAGCCATTTAGCTTTTGATAGTACTTTAAACAGCTAGGTTTTCAAATCCTTCCTGCAGCTGATAAAGCCAGGCTGTTCCAAAAGGCAGGAGTGAGGCTTTGGTGCTCTGCTTCCCATAGGGAGCATTTGGGCTTTAGAAGGGGCCTGAAGTTTTCACAGATGAGAAAAAGACAGTGCAATACTCACAATGTCCACTTTATGGAATACAGACCAACTGGACAGTGAGACAGTACTTTTGTACAGAGCCCTGCATGGTTCTGACTTGAttaatttgtaaataaatagGAGAAACTTTTATGTGATTTTGATTGAAAACTTGTAAATAGTCCATACAGGAAATCTAACATCAAGCCCCAAGTATATGTAAAGTTTTTGTTGCTATGTAGTAATATGCAAATAAGTTGAATGGGaaaacaacacattttcttATTAGATTACTGCTAAGCATTGTGCTTTGGACTAACATATGGGATGTGGATGAAAGATCAATCtcagttcttcagttttaaCTTCTTTATAGTCCACCTTACACTTTTATCAATGTAACAAAATTAAAGATTGCAGCTGATGGGGTGTACATTTGCAGTCCTTTATCCATGAGTTTTGTCATCACAGGATGCCCCTCTGAAACAAGTGGAGCTGTAATTGGTGAAACCAACAAGTTACCTTAGTGCTCCTTTCAGGAACAGGTTTCTGTCTTCTGTTCCAACCGGTAACTGTAGTAGCTGAGTTTGTTGTAACAAGTGAAATATGGTATTGCACATGTGAAAGGGCTAGCCACCTGTTTGGGTGTGTTTCCTTGTATTTCTGTTAGCCAACTTGCAGATTATTATGAGATGGAAAAGATATTGCTGCCCTCTTTTCGGTCACTCTCTTCAAGGCACATAGTGATTCAGCTGCAGGATTTATTGAGTCTTTTGAGTACAAAATGATGGGGTTTTTGTGTACAGCATCCAAAGATAGCAAGGATTTAACGTTCTATGAGGTTGAACATTATATTTGCCACCCTAATAAGACACTGAACAGTGTTTGCTGGTCAGGCAGATACCACGTAAAAGTAAGGATCAGTCATCATATCCCCATAAAACAGATCCTTGATGTTTCCAAGATACTGTTTTGCTGTTGAGTTCAAACTTGTCGCCCTTCAATCCCTGACAAACTTCCCTTTAGGATTTTACAGCATTTCTCGTTGATGAATCTCCTTCTGCATGTTTGAGCTACTAATGACTTCCAACTCAGCAGCCCCGCGTCTGtctcattctgctttttttgtgtgtgtgtgtttctacAGACTTTCTTGCAGCTCTTCCTCACAGCTTCCTCAGATGTGTTAGATGAGGTTATGAAGCAGGGCCCTATCAGACCCAGAAACTCTACAGCCTTTTTGGGGAGAAAGCTATCAGCAGGGTTGCCCTGAGAAGGAGGGTTCcaatggaaacagaaatgtgaTTGGAGAGAGGACAAGATTGTATATATATTGTAGACTTCTAACTTTTCCATTATCTTTTAGGCaacagaaaattacagaaataaaaataatgtgaagattatgaaaaagaaaaagaggaagaaaaaagagttaCAGCAAAAACACAAGGATAAAATGGGGCAGGAATGCCAGGACGAAGCTTCTGGTGGTTGTATCCAGCCCGTTTCTGGGGAGCTGGCCCTACCTACAGAACAATGTGAGATGAGCAGCAAACCTCAGGCTATAATTGAGGGGAACTGTGAAAGTTCAGAAAGCCTTGCAAGTGAAGCTTTACCCAGTGAACTTAAGGAAAAATGGGAGAAGTACTGGAACGAGTATGGAGAAGACCTTCTTTGGCAAAGTTGGTTGGAAAAGCACCAAGAGGTCTCATCATCTGACGCCACCACAGGCTCTGAGCCTTGGAATAATCCAGATACTAAGGAAGAATGGGAGCAGCATTATAGTGAACTGTACTGGTATTACTGGGAACAGTTTCAGTACTGGACAAGTCAAGGATGGACTACTGAGAGCTCACATGGTGACAAGGTGGAAATTAATGGAGTTATACAGGAGACTGGTTTTTCAGGAGAAATGGGCTTGGTTAGTCCAGGACCTGAGCACAGTGAAGTGCTGAGCTTGGAGCTGTCTCCCTTCAACACCAGAAGTGAGGAAACACTCCCTTCAAGTGCTGAGCCCCACAGTGAAATAATCTCTGGTATTTGTAATTTAAGTCTGAATTTGGAGGaagtggagcagagcagtgcagctcTAACAGTAGCCCACAAAGATCCTGAAGAACACAGTTCATCTGACAGTGGAAGCCAGAAGGAGCCCTGTGAtggaggaagcaggaaaaggagaccatcctgtgaaaataaaagcGTTAACCAGTCAGGTAATACAAGTCAGATAAAGTTGATTATCAGAATTTTGTAGGTGCTTTTATGTATGAAATGAGGGCATGTCTTTATtatgccatttttaaaaagtcaattAGGTATTTTGTGGAATGATTCCTTTTTCTTGCCTCTGCTTCTTTGGATGATTTCTCATCTCTAACCTGTATATTGAATGTGTTCTTCTGCCAGAAATGGTTTTAACAGAACATGTACTTCATAAATCTTCAAATGTACTACAGAAGTTGGTGAGAGATCACTGTTAGTgcatatttaattatttatcatAGTCTTGATATTGCAGTTGAGACTTGACTCTGCTGCTGGTGACTTTCTAAGAGAAGAAGAAGCAGGTGTGGTCCCATCTTGATCCTGCAGTAGAGCTGGAATGGAAGAGGTGAAAAGAAAATCTCCTTTCCAAAATAGAAATGAGAGGAGTGTTTAAATCTCCTCCTATTAAATCTGTGTGAATATCTTTGCATAGCTAATGagatggaaacaaaattttacaCACAAGGAAGAGACTGTTTCAAATTTTGTATCTTgtagacattttatttttcttggagaGATAATTTGAAATTGGTCCTGCATAAGATTATTATCACTAAAGTGTAATGCTGGAAGCTTTATTAGTATGTTGTCTCCCAAACAAAGACAGGTAAAAATGGGTGTTTGGCACACTAATCAGCTCTAGCTGCAGGAGTGCTTTGGGGACAGGAAGATAAGGAATTGATttatgcagaaggaaaatatgatGTATCTTTTTTCAGGTGTGCAGGAGTCATGTAGCTCGAATTCGAATTCaaatgaggaaaagcagttGCTGCTTCATGACcaagatgaagatgaggatgaagagCCTCCTGAATACAGACATGTCAAAGTCAAGAGAAGGCAAGTCATGAAATTTACATTAGCTTTCTTCTCATAAAGTCCAGGTCCAGGAGCCTTCTGATTTATACTAACTATACCTTTGATTGAGGGTATGAGTTAAAATGTCAGTACAAAGCCACGTAGTCTTCCATCACTGCTTATTGCTTTGCCTCACAACAAGCAGTGGatatttcctttctcccagTGCTTTATGAAAACGGTGTATTGCCTTGATGACTGTTGAAGGTAATAGTACTTGTGCCACTGAAGTGTACAAGATTGTTAAATTGCATAGGGCAGCTTGCTTATTTAGGTCTGATTAGTATAGACAATACCAGAACAACAGTAAATAATCTTGTGTAACTGCATTGAATGCTGCCAGTAAAAGGCTCAGAGCTATGGCAGTCATAAAATAGACAGTATCTGCCTTGTTGCAGGTTTTTTACCTTTCTTCTCTAAAAATGTAGTCTCAAAGGTGGTGAGAGGGCTCTTCCTCTAATAAATTTGCAGACTCAAATGTGAAGGAGTGGGTGGAAATGTTACCTGCTAATTGTGtagctttgttttgtgtttttttcccagtattttgCTGTTGCCACAGCATTAATAACAGATAATAATATAGATGATATGATAGATGATTAGGGTAATTTGGAAATGGGGCGAGCAAACACTGTCTTCGTCATGTAGGGCTTGCCATTAAGTATTTTAAGAGGTCATTCAGTATAGCTGGAATATTATAACCCCAGTAGAAGGGCATTTGTCCATAGAATTGggtaaaaaacccaacccaacccaaaaatTAATGCACAAGAATGGAGTGGTGTTATTTGCTTGGTTTGGTTTCAGCAGTGTGTGGAGGAACTTACTTGAAGCCcatatttaaatgtttccaaTTGGCAAGATTTTTAGTGGTGTAGGTAATATATATGTAGCTATAGTAAAATGATTGGTTTCTTCACAGTAAGTAACTTTGTCATCTGTGTTTTTCCCTAGCCATGAGCTGGATGTGGATGAAAACCCAGTGGAAGATCCTGAGGAAACCTGCTCTGTGTTGGGTTTCAAGTGTGGCACAGGACAAAAGTAATTACTTATGAGGAACTGTGGGGCTTTTCATAGCAAGTCAGCTCTCTTATTATTATGGAAATAGACCATTcatctccatttcctttttgtttaacTTTTGAAGCTGATTCCCAGAGTTAGTCTCTGCTCTTAATAAAACTGTCATCATTGGactagagagagagagatgcagAGTTAAAGAGAATAATTAAGGAAAAGTGATTTGAAGAAGCGCAACACGTAACGTACTTTCAGTTGTGTAAATGTTTAATGGCTGGTCAGCTACTTGAATTAGAGCTTAAAAGCTCTGATAATGAATGGTCCTCTCCATTTGGAGTCCTGTGAGCTGAGATCATGATTTTTAACTGTTTCTTATTGGAGTGAAAAGTCCCTTTATACTAGTGAAATGTTGCCATACTAGCAAAGTGTTGCCATGTGTTAGCcagtgaattttttttggttgcatTTGCCAGAAGGTAAAAGTAGCTATTTTGGAGATTCTTGACAGCCACCAAGAAAATCCTTTATTCTGCTaatcaagatatttttttcatttcctattCTTAGGCTGGCCTGGGAAATTGTTTTCATCTAAAGTTATAcaattattaggaaaaaaacatgtaaaactAATCAGgttaaacattttctaataaaaatttttaacatCTTCATGAAGGTATGTTGTTTTGCAGCTGCACTCAGTGACGTATTTTAAATGgagcaataaaaaatatttaagtcaCTTTTTTGTAGACATCAACATTCATGTTAAAGCTTCTaaactggaaattaaatgtCCTTATGTAtgtatctgtctgtctgtctgttttcAGATATGGTGGAATTCCAGATTTCACCCATCGAAGTGTGCAGTACttggagaaaaaagcaaaactgaagtcCAGATTCTTGGATATGCGTAAaccaaggaaaagcaaaaacacaCACATCTTCTATACAGAGGAGTCTGAAATGAcatgcaaaaaaagcaaaactttgaAGAAGGTATGTTTCGTTGTTACCACTGTTGTAATTCATAGGTTTAGCTGCTGCCCTAGCTGTTGTTGtgttatgaaaatgaaaagaaaatcaattgcCCAGAGTAGGTGGCATTTTGAAATGCCAGTGCACtgctcctattttttttttttttcttgttttctcccctcctccctgccttccACCAGTGTAAGAGTATTTAGATTCGGATAGCTATGGAAAGGCATTGGTGGACCCTGTCAAGAGGAATGTGAGCTTAAATGGCCAAGTTATCTGAAAGTCATTCCTGACATTTGGATGCAGACAGCTTTACAGGTGTGTGTAGGTTTCTGTTGTTACTAAAAGTATCTTTGATTATAAATTGCGTATGAGGCCAGTTGTTAAAGCTGGCATTACAACAGTAACAGAAGATCTTTGTGTAGATGAGTGTATTTCATTTAACTTCATGTTTTTAGTAACTTTGAAAGGGTTTTGCTTATACCTCtacctgcatttattttcatctataacatcatgccttttttttttttttttttactcagaaaTTGATAAGAAGTAGAAACACTTGTTCACTGGGGATTTTACTTAGTTAAGTCTTCTTGAAAATCTGAGGGGGCAgattttaatgttatttcattCTTCATCTCTTCTTCTGGGATGCTTGGTATTCCCAAAACCCAAGTAAAAAGCACTGTTTTCTGGTGGTGGCCATACATGTTTTATTGAACTCCAGTCACACTGCTATAATTTCTGATTCGTTTTTGATTTTGTGCCTGGGGCCAGTATAGTTTGATGGCAACTTTAattatgtaaagaaaaaaaaagttgtaaattTCCTCAGACTTTCAGGTAAGGAACTACTCCAGGTCTAGAGCCACTCAGAACAGCAATAATGTTAAGAGCATCTGCATGTGCCTTTGTGGAGTTGGAGTGGTGTCTGTGCGTTGGTTAGGAGCTTATGTCgagctctctgctgtgcagcagaacCCTTTACCACCTGCACCATTTGGTACATCTTGAAGGTGAGGCAATTTATGTGTGAAGGTAATGTTACCTGTTTATGCTAAAAAACTCTTTCCTAAGAGGCAGAGTATATCTCTGGATGCAGATTAGAGAAAAGTAGTTGTGAAGTAGTAGACTTGGTCACCTGGGCTATGTCAAGTGTGACTATTTAGATATTATATGAGaattatttactgtatttatcTGCTGAtcttttggttggttggctgtttttttgtttctcttttggaGGTAGCGGGCATGTAGTTCCCCAAGACAACTTGTTTCCAAGTACTTTTAAAAGGGGGCGTGGTTAAGGACTTCTTCAATGTTTTGAGTCTGGATATTTTACTGTTTCCAAAATACACGTGGTAGAGAGTGCCTGCAGTGTCAAGTGCTTTTGAACTGTAAGGCTTTTAAGCTGTGCTCTGGATAACAGATCATCTGTGCTATTTGACAATTGCAGGTGGAAATGTTCCTGAAGCAGGTCAGCAAACCTGAGGAGGAAGACACATCCCAGACAGCCACCCCTGAGGGTAAAGCAGAGGTGTTCTCTGCGAGCAGCAACGACTCAGAGGGTCAGGAAGGCGTTTCTGCCTCACAGAGTATGACACTGAATGCTGAAATCCAGGAGTCTTCCAGTGCAGCCTGCACAGAAACTGGAGGGAGTCAGCTTGAGGGGGAggtgcaggatgctgctgcGAGTGGCTGCGATGAGCAGGGGGCAGAGAGGCCCGAGCATGGCGGTGGGCGGCAGCTTGTCCCTCTGGATATTCCTGATTATCTCCAGCCAGAGATTGAGGACGTCAGCCAAGGTAAATCAGTGCCCTGCAAACTGATTAAATGAGTTGGCAGTGGACTTAAAACTGCCTTCTCAAGTTACTGTGTCATGCACTACTTACTTCTTTTGTTAATTCAGTGAAACTCAGTAGGTCTAAGAGGTAACAAAAGCAATTGAGAGCTGTGGTGGTGGAATTAGCTTATGTCTGGAATGCCAGAATCCCAGTTGTCTTTAATGGTGACAGTGTTTCTTTATAGATGAACAGTCATTGTTTATCCTCAAAATGGTCTAACAAGTTTGCAgttcatgttctttttttttctctgcaaggaTGAGGGTGATTAAACATCAGGTAGCTGCACAGAACATCAAATTTTAGGTTCAAGTGCACATTGTTGAGCTCTGGGGAATGTGTgttgctaaaattattttctaggatttaaaaaaatcagaattagggacttttctgttttacatgaaacaaaggaaaacaggatttttcagggttttatatataatttaatcCTTCCTACAGTAGTTTTATTATGTTAGATCCCTACTGTAAAACTCTTGTCTAGATTGGTTTTTATTCTTAACTGATAAAAGGGCATTTAACTGGTCTCTGATCCACTTGTTTGCTCATTACATAGAGTTTGTCTCCAGATGAAGATTAAGGCTCTTAAATAATGGATGGACAGTGATGATTTTTAGGACTGTGACTAATCCTTTGAAATACAGGatgctattttttaatttagagcCTTTAATCTTTATAATCTGGCAAACAGCAATAAAGAACattcagcagcatttttaaatcttaacACTCACCTACCAATTACATTCCCTAGCCTACAAGAACAGTGACTGTTAACTTTTGCAGTGTCTTCCAGCTGTAGatgaaaaaattactgtgaagaagaaggagacgaaaagaaggaggaggaataaaAATGCACTGAGAACTATACCTCCTGAGATTGCTGCTGATCCAGAGCTCATCAAGTACTGGGCACAGCGCTACCGGCTCTTCTCTCGGTTTGATGAAGGAATTAAACTAGACAGAGGTATGTTCAGCACTAAGTGTGCTGATTTGGTGGTATATCCAAGGATGTATTCAAATCTGTGGTCCTTCTTGCAGTTTATTACTAATTTTCTTAAAGGAGGGACACTGCTGAATGTGTGTTTGCACCCATGGATAAATTTCTTCCCCTCCCAGCAGACACGTGAATAGAAGTCTTGGACTTGAGAAGTGCTTTTAGTGTGGGACATCCTTGTCTGCATTAGTCCTGAGATTTGCTGAAGATGTTTCTCAACCAAAATTATACTTTGCCAGGACTTGTTCAAAAACTCGttgatatttttctatttctatattttgtaaaataatttcatgaaACCTCCAAGTATGCTGATGGATCTAGTTTCATTCTGTTCTGACTTGCAGCAGTCACTTGCAAAGcgattttttttccatgtttacTTGCAAACCACTTCAAATCATAAATTTATAGGTGAAAGAGGAATTAGGattaccagattttttttttgttggatttaTAAGCCTTCCATATATAGTGCTTTCTCTCAAAAACTTGCAGATTAATTGGCAGACCAGACACTGtggtgaagaaaataaaatgttgaatAAGACAGAATATATTTCTAGTTTTATTTGCTATAGAGCTTAATCATGATGTATAAAGTATTTTATAGCTGTGCCTGTGGATTTCTCCTTGATATACTAGAATCCTCAGCACCAAGGTCAACAAAATGTCTACTGAGATCGAGGCATATCAGTTTGCTTCAGTGAGACTTTGTTTACTTAATAAATCTCTGGACTGAGCAGAGTTTATTGTCTTCAAAGCCAGTATTTCCTGGTGGAATGCACTAAGCTGAAATTTTTGGTATTAACGCTAAACCTTCAGTTTTATGTGagttgttggttggttgtttttaaattaGGTGACCTTGAAacaagaaatacatttcttcccctttctctgCAGAGGGCTGGTTTTCTGTTACTCCTGAGAAAATAGCTGAGCATATTGCTGTCCGCGTCAGTCAGTCATTCAACTGCGACATCATAGTGGATGCGTTCTGTGGGGTCGGAGGAAATGCCATTCAGTTTGCATTGACCTCAAAAAGAGGTAAGTAGGTGTTATACAGGTCGTATACAGCGCAttagttttgtttcttcagtcTTTTTCCTGACGCTGTTTGGATATGTGCTCTGTtttgttgatttattttcttttttgatgcTTCTGTAGCAACAGCAGCTGTTTTACTTCATCAGACTCACAATATGACCTCTCTGTTTTCAAAAAGGACc contains:
- the TGS1 gene encoding trimethylguanosine synthase yields the protein MVQEPGPRLVAELLLRAGEAGGILCLCSRAFVEDRKLYKLGLKGFYVKDDNDSTAEEQASEEENHCPSVRLKVDTNHALDLEEVELDSEAELMKSMGLPLQFGGQSAHRDFVATENYRNKNNVKIMKKKKRKKKELQQKHKDKMGQECQDEASGGCIQPVSGELALPTEQCEMSSKPQAIIEGNCESSESLASEALPSELKEKWEKYWNEYGEDLLWQSWLEKHQEVSSSDATTGSEPWNNPDTKEEWEQHYSELYWYYWEQFQYWTSQGWTTESSHGDKVEINGVIQETGFSGEMGLVSPGPEHSEVLSLELSPFNTRSEETLPSSAEPHSEIISGICNLSLNLEEVEQSSAALTVAHKDPEEHSSSDSGSQKEPCDGGSRKRRPSCENKSVNQSGVQESCSSNSNSNEEKQLLLHDQDEDEDEEPPEYRHVKVKRSHELDVDENPVEDPEETCSVLGFKCGTGQKYGGIPDFTHRSVQYLEKKAKLKSRFLDMRKPRKSKNTHIFYTEESEMTCKKSKTLKKVEMFLKQVSKPEEEDTSQTATPEGKAEVFSASSNDSEGQEGVSASQSMTLNAEIQESSSAACTETGGSQLEGEVQDAAASGCDEQGAERPEHGGGRQLVPLDIPDYLQPEIEDVSQAVDEKITVKKKETKRRRRNKNALRTIPPEIAADPELIKYWAQRYRLFSRFDEGIKLDREGWFSVTPEKIAEHIAVRVSQSFNCDIIVDAFCGVGGNAIQFALTSKRVIAIDIDPEKLRLARHNAEVYGVAEHIDFLCGDFMALAAGLRADVVFLSPPWGGPDYATAEIFDIQTMICPDGFEIFRLSKKITNNIVYFLPRNADINQVASLAGPGGKVEIEQNFLNNKLKTITAYFGDLIRHDIS